A section of the Spirosoma pollinicola genome encodes:
- the fucP gene encoding L-fucose:H+ symporter permease has protein sequence MALPASTTSAKIKSGSTGNYGLAFALVTSLFFLWGLANSLNGSLIKQFQIALDLDRFQAGIVDFAFYLGYFFMALPAGYVMRKFGYKRGILLGLLLYGGGAFLFYPAAEVRVYSFFLLALFTMACGIAFLETAANLYVTVLGDPNKAEWRLNFSQSFNGISIILGPIIGALFIFSKTEYTPDMLKAMAPVEAQAIRVQEALSVQGPYLVIGTIIALMTVLFFVTKMPEVGEEEEQSAGNIPITSLFRHRHLTLGIIAQFVNVGAQATLWGYFVDLKLDFSREGHWALAEGYMNIINSVTGSPTDMSPTQIAGFHASFALVLFMLGRFVGTSLMTRIKPNTVLAVYAAGALAMVILAMATGGLTAVIALSFTYFFQSIQFPTIFALSTKGLGVESKIASSLVIMSIVGGALLPLVAGALFAKGAVYALLVPLVCFAYILYYATRGYQITTADLHASTIAPEIAP, from the coding sequence ATGGCTTTACCTGCTTCGACAACGTCGGCAAAGATCAAGTCCGGGTCTACCGGAAATTATGGCCTGGCATTCGCGCTCGTCACCAGTTTGTTTTTCCTTTGGGGACTGGCCAACAGTCTCAATGGATCGCTGATCAAACAGTTTCAGATCGCGCTGGACCTGGATCGCTTTCAGGCCGGTATTGTCGATTTTGCGTTCTACCTCGGCTATTTTTTTATGGCTTTGCCCGCTGGCTATGTCATGCGGAAGTTTGGCTATAAGCGGGGAATCTTGCTTGGCTTACTCCTGTACGGGGGCGGGGCGTTCCTGTTCTACCCAGCCGCCGAAGTGCGGGTATATAGTTTTTTCCTGCTGGCCCTGTTTACAATGGCGTGCGGCATTGCGTTCCTGGAAACAGCCGCCAACCTCTACGTTACGGTACTTGGCGACCCCAACAAAGCGGAGTGGCGACTCAATTTTTCGCAGTCATTCAACGGGATCAGCATCATTCTGGGGCCAATTATCGGTGCGTTGTTTATCTTCTCGAAAACCGAATACACTCCCGATATGCTGAAAGCAATGGCACCCGTAGAGGCACAAGCCATTCGGGTGCAGGAAGCCCTTTCGGTGCAGGGGCCTTACCTGGTAATCGGGACGATAATAGCCCTGATGACCGTCTTGTTTTTTGTTACAAAAATGCCTGAAGTGGGGGAGGAGGAAGAGCAGTCGGCGGGGAACATTCCTATTACGAGCCTGTTTCGGCACCGGCATCTGACGCTTGGTATCATCGCGCAGTTCGTCAATGTAGGCGCGCAGGCTACGCTTTGGGGCTACTTTGTTGACCTTAAACTCGATTTTTCGCGGGAAGGCCACTGGGCATTGGCTGAAGGTTATATGAATATCATTAACTCGGTAACGGGTTCGCCAACGGATATGTCGCCCACACAGATAGCGGGTTTCCATGCATCGTTTGCGCTGGTTTTATTCATGCTCGGTCGCTTTGTGGGTACCTCGTTGATGACCCGCATCAAGCCCAATACCGTATTGGCTGTCTATGCCGCCGGAGCACTGGCTATGGTTATTCTGGCGATGGCCACGGGTGGTCTGACGGCTGTTATCGCCCTCAGTTTTACCTATTTCTTCCAGTCTATCCAATTCCCAACCATCTTCGCGCTGTCTACCAAAGGGCTGGGTGTGGAGTCGAAAATTGCATCGTCGCTGGTCATTATGAGTATTGTAGGTGGCGCGTTGTTGCCACTCGTGGCTGGGGCCTTATTTGCCAAAGGGGCCGTGTATGCGTTGCTGGTGCCCTTGGTTTGCTTCGCCTACATTCTATATTACGCCACACGCGGGTATCAGATCACGACTGCTGACTTGCACGCATCCACCATCGCCCCCGAAATTGCCCCTTAA
- a CDS encoding L-fucose dehydrogenase, translating into MNLNLQNKIIIVTGGAKGIGEGISTVLAAEGAIPVIIGRSEEDNIKTVDAIRASGGQAYQFVAELTKPDDCKRAVEQTLAQFGRIDGLVNNAGVNDSVGLEHGSYEGFMASLHKNLVHYYLMAHHALPALKASKGAIVNIGSKVAETGQGNTSAYAAANGGRNALTREWAVELLPYGIRVNCVVVAESWTPLYASWIKTLPNPDEKLKQIVSKIPLEHRMTTPEELANAVAFLLSDKSSHTTGQLIHVDGGYTHLDRSITD; encoded by the coding sequence ATGAATTTAAACTTACAGAATAAGATCATTATTGTTACGGGCGGGGCTAAAGGAATCGGCGAAGGTATTTCGACGGTGCTCGCTGCAGAAGGGGCTATTCCGGTTATTATTGGCCGTAGCGAAGAAGACAATATAAAAACCGTTGATGCCATTCGCGCTTCGGGTGGACAGGCATACCAGTTTGTTGCCGAGTTAACCAAGCCCGACGATTGTAAGCGGGCGGTGGAGCAAACATTGGCTCAGTTTGGCCGTATCGACGGGCTGGTAAACAATGCCGGTGTCAATGACAGCGTAGGGCTGGAACACGGGTCATACGAAGGCTTTATGGCGTCGCTACACAAGAATTTGGTGCATTACTACCTGATGGCGCACCATGCGTTACCCGCCCTGAAAGCCTCGAAAGGAGCGATTGTCAACATTGGCTCAAAAGTGGCCGAAACAGGGCAGGGGAACACCTCTGCTTATGCGGCTGCCAATGGCGGGCGCAACGCGCTGACCCGCGAATGGGCGGTGGAATTGTTACCCTATGGCATCCGCGTCAACTGCGTGGTGGTGGCTGAAAGCTGGACCCCATTGTATGCCAGCTGGATCAAAACCCTTCCTAATCCAGACGAGAAACTAAAGCAGATCGTGTCGAAAATTCCGCTTGAACACCGCATGACTACGCCCGAAGAACTGGCGAATGCAGTCGCGTTTCTGTTGTCCGATAAATCGAGCCACACCACCGGGCAGCTCATCCACGTCGATGGTGGCTACACACATCTGGATCGATCCATTACCGATTAA